A genomic window from Streptomyces sp. HUAS YS2 includes:
- a CDS encoding FkbM family methyltransferase has protein sequence MTGPRGTQPPAAATEGTSVYELPNGRRITCVSPAEAKVLWAEAVDAGLYKSAADALRPGDTVLDIGANIGIVSLMFGWTTPDLRIVSVEPAPTTFACLEANLRRHLPGAVAVRSAVADRAGRRTFTYYPRSTGNSGLFADQRADDENTRVFLRNTGIPEEYIGEFVKDLHRGIDMDVQTLTVSDLIRAHELREVSLLKIDVERAEHLVLAGVEDEHWPLIGRIVAEVHDEAGRLRTLTGLLERHGFTVAVSQQPNLAGTDLYELAATRP, from the coding sequence ATGACGGGGCCCAGGGGGACGCAGCCGCCGGCCGCCGCGACGGAGGGGACCAGCGTCTACGAACTCCCCAACGGGCGCAGGATCACCTGCGTCAGTCCGGCGGAGGCCAAAGTCCTGTGGGCGGAGGCCGTGGACGCGGGGCTCTACAAGTCGGCCGCTGACGCGCTGCGGCCCGGGGACACCGTCCTCGACATCGGAGCGAACATCGGAATCGTCTCGCTGATGTTCGGCTGGACAACACCTGATCTCAGGATCGTCTCCGTGGAACCCGCGCCGACCACGTTCGCCTGTCTGGAGGCGAATCTGCGGCGTCATCTGCCGGGCGCCGTCGCCGTACGCAGTGCGGTGGCCGACCGAGCCGGCCGGCGGACATTCACCTATTACCCGAGGTCGACAGGAAACTCGGGGCTGTTCGCCGACCAACGGGCGGACGACGAGAACACCCGCGTATTTCTGCGCAACACCGGAATTCCGGAGGAATACATCGGGGAGTTCGTCAAGGATCTGCACCGGGGAATCGACATGGACGTGCAGACGCTGACCGTCTCCGATCTGATCAGGGCCCACGAACTGCGCGAGGTCAGCCTGCTGAAGATCGACGTGGAGCGCGCGGAGCACCTGGTCCTGGCCGGGGTCGAGGACGAGCACTGGCCGCTGATCGGCCGCATCGTCGCGGAGGTCCATGACGAGGCCGGTCGGCTCAGGACCCTCACCGGCCTCCTCGAACGGCACGGCTTCACCGTCGCGGTGAGCCAGCAGCCCAACCTCGCCGGAACGGATTTGTACGAACTCGCCGCCACGCGGCCGTAG